One window of the Labilibaculum sp. genome contains the following:
- a CDS encoding endonuclease: MMSAQVSFGQGLENFDTYPYSSTAYSNTIPDWIGVNGIKWSLDVGAKGAGITGITPLIGSNGKNGFPKGGILTSSSIAKGIGNLSFKYKKAFSSNSQISIYINDILIESISAESSDVAVYTKEINVDGDFTFKFKTTERTLIDDIEWTAYGSAPVQSSAKAITSFLIDGKAGILNEGAHTIGVTLPESTNVTALSPVIKISDKASVLPASGASQDFTNTVTYTVTAEDGSNQTYEVTVNLEIPVVSNLLINELDCDQVSTDTKEFVELYDGGVGNTSLDGYILVLYNGSNDLSYATYDLAGQTTNAQGFFVIGSTEVENVNLSPSGFSLQNGADAVALYKAPAANFPNNTVVTTENVVDFVVYDTDDADDAGLLAGITAGEQINENASGDMANHSIYRASDGEGGARNTTAFVAGIPTPGKSNGGAGTAVTVNLALSAVSASEADQTVITLTAAASKAVSESQTLDVTISGTGITTGDYTLSAAQFTFAAGESTASASLTIVDDADVEGTESMTVSISNPSAGIQLGTNVSASISIADNDGNTGSILANYVYLAPETNGDGSIVVNLTPKEYVQTVSPSHHMGSVKIPADYYSSAVGFNGTALREHIHTIIETGAEAQSYSTVWNMCEDGDQNPKDASQVWQMYVEQGIAKTAHVSGITGWNREHTWAKSHGDFGTSDGPGTDGHHLRATDAQENSVRGSRDFADEAPGYTPPKSARGDVARMIFYMATRWDMTVDDQCKETESAARHGKLSDLLKWHEEDPVDPYEVRRNNVIYGYQHNRNPFVDHPELVQYIFGEAKVQTWNGGIGTEPAKIKITGTLADFGMVKFGEESVVQTFTVSANSLSENASITSPQHFLISKDGNNFSSSLALTVADGIIAETTISVKFVPESAVSAKVSGDLQITSGTNSKSIAVSAVEGDPALVPLAFLQEDFETDTHSNWILKSEIGDRNWAITEFSSNKYMQMSAYKATGEVTSWLISPELDLDAYNNEKLNFKTKNGYFKGLALEVFISTDYDGGDVSAATWQKLAATIDERNNAAYGADFVESGDIDLSAYEGTAHIAFKYTGNGSSVTTTYQVDDVVVEGNKIPLTGSFGSNLIADLEFPFTEVGAVSEPMLYELNFDKIEGDISIQVSDNYEISLDGITYESKVSVDKSEVSPVLITVRFAPKTAVINGSSGTITHKAKAAESLEVPVSSLASTEIADASTLGRDKTLDIVSWNVEWFGSPAMSKHASSFDEQLTAVSEKIIELDADIYAIQELVSDNVNGDFLQALVDKLNVLAGEDLYAASMGARYSHDDSAPSTDYPAQRICYIYNQTTVSNLGDFSMFSDLYPDTSTASIDGYTGDASSFWASGRLPYLFEAEVFIDGQKENIKLVNIHAKCCQDSHSRKLADAKFLMNELNANYSNDNLVILGDYNDYLEGSMTSGAASPYASWFETKDYFDHVITSSTNIDHITISNELYDEYQVLTNNTSEENVSISDHHPILLRLKLRSDKISKKSQNITFADLADKTYGDAAFELVASASSGLEVNFELVSGPATLSGKELTLTGAGTVVVKVVQAGDENYEAAEAVSRTFIVNKASQDIAFAELTDKTYGDAAFELQASASSGLEVSFELVSGPATLSGKELTLTGAGTVVVKAVQAGNENYEAAESVSRTFTVNKASQDIAFAELTDKTYGDPAFELVASASSGLEVSFELISGPATLSGKELTLMGAGTVVVKAVQAGNENYEVAESVSRTFTVAGSKENQTITFVALADKTFGDPAFELVASASSGLEVNFELVSGPATLSGKELILTGAGAVVVKAVQAGNENYEAAESVSRTFTVEKASQTITFEPIEGLVVVGEPIQLSAVSSEGLTVAFELLQGNGELNGSILTPTLPGEFKVRAHQDGNANIESAEEFQFFTVSQPTGLKEIFEKIVKIYPNPSRDFVSIDLPDADVIKILILNSRGQVVKTIQPHEKYRINIQDLVTGTYFISIQTDQFIVTKRLMVVR; this comes from the coding sequence ATGATGTCTGCTCAAGTCAGTTTTGGGCAAGGATTGGAAAATTTTGATACTTATCCATATTCATCAACTGCTTACTCTAATACCATTCCTGATTGGATTGGGGTTAATGGGATTAAATGGAGTTTGGATGTAGGAGCAAAAGGTGCAGGCATTACCGGCATCACCCCTTTAATTGGATCAAATGGAAAGAACGGATTTCCGAAAGGTGGAATTTTAACTTCATCATCCATTGCCAAAGGAATAGGAAATTTAAGTTTTAAGTACAAAAAAGCTTTTTCAAGTAACTCTCAAATTTCTATTTACATTAATGATATCTTAATAGAAAGCATTAGCGCAGAAAGCAGTGATGTTGCAGTTTATACAAAAGAAATAAATGTAGACGGCGACTTTACCTTTAAGTTTAAAACAACCGAACGTACTTTAATAGATGATATAGAATGGACTGCCTATGGAAGTGCTCCAGTTCAGAGTTCAGCAAAGGCCATAACATCATTTTTAATTGATGGCAAAGCCGGAATCCTTAACGAAGGGGCACACACAATTGGTGTTACCTTACCGGAATCAACGAATGTAACAGCCCTTAGCCCGGTAATTAAAATCTCCGATAAGGCATCTGTTTTGCCGGCAAGTGGTGCATCTCAGGATTTTACAAATACAGTGACTTACACGGTAACTGCCGAAGATGGTTCAAACCAGACATACGAGGTGACAGTAAATCTGGAAATTCCTGTAGTTTCAAATTTATTGATTAATGAACTGGATTGCGATCAGGTTAGCACAGATACAAAGGAATTTGTTGAACTGTACGATGGAGGAGTTGGAAATACTTCTTTGGATGGATACATTTTGGTTTTATACAATGGAAGCAATGATTTGTCTTATGCAACTTACGATCTGGCCGGGCAAACTACAAATGCACAAGGTTTTTTTGTCATTGGAAGTACTGAGGTCGAAAATGTTAATTTGTCTCCGTCAGGTTTTTCCCTTCAGAACGGTGCCGATGCAGTTGCTTTGTATAAAGCACCGGCAGCAAATTTTCCAAACAATACAGTTGTAACAACAGAGAATGTAGTCGATTTTGTAGTTTATGATACCGACGATGCCGATGATGCTGGATTGTTGGCAGGTATAACAGCAGGCGAACAGATAAATGAGAATGCTTCGGGCGATATGGCGAATCATTCGATATACCGGGCAAGCGATGGAGAAGGCGGAGCGAGAAACACCACAGCTTTTGTTGCAGGGATTCCAACTCCCGGAAAATCAAATGGCGGTGCCGGTACCGCTGTAACAGTTAATTTGGCTTTATCTGCAGTATCAGCCAGCGAAGCCGACCAAACAGTAATTACGTTAACGGCTGCCGCAAGTAAGGCCGTAAGCGAAAGCCAGACTCTTGATGTAACAATTTCAGGAACTGGAATTACTACAGGAGATTATACGCTGTCAGCAGCACAATTCACATTTGCAGCAGGCGAAAGCACGGCAAGTGCAAGTCTTACCATTGTTGATGATGCCGATGTTGAGGGCACCGAGAGCATGACAGTTTCCATTTCGAATCCTTCTGCAGGAATTCAGTTGGGAACAAATGTTAGTGCTTCAATTAGTATTGCTGATAATGATGGAAACACCGGAAGCATTTTGGCTAACTACGTTTATTTGGCTCCGGAAACCAATGGAGATGGAAGTATTGTAGTGAACCTAACACCAAAAGAATATGTACAGACAGTAAGTCCAAGTCATCATATGGGAAGTGTGAAAATTCCGGCCGATTATTACAGCAGTGCTGTTGGATTTAACGGAACTGCATTGCGTGAGCATATTCATACCATAATTGAGACCGGAGCAGAAGCTCAATCGTACAGCACCGTTTGGAACATGTGTGAAGATGGAGATCAGAATCCGAAAGATGCTTCGCAAGTTTGGCAGATGTATGTTGAACAGGGAATTGCAAAAACAGCACATGTATCGGGTATTACAGGATGGAACAGAGAACACACCTGGGCTAAGTCGCATGGCGATTTTGGAACTTCAGATGGGCCAGGTACCGATGGTCACCATTTAAGAGCTACCGATGCTCAGGAGAACAGTGTGCGTGGCAGTCGTGATTTTGCCGATGAGGCTCCGGGATATACTCCTCCTAAATCGGCAAGAGGTGATGTTGCCCGTATGATTTTCTACATGGCAACCCGTTGGGATATGACCGTTGATGATCAGTGCAAGGAAACTGAATCGGCAGCCCGTCACGGAAAGCTGTCCGATTTATTGAAATGGCACGAGGAAGATCCTGTTGATCCGTATGAAGTAAGAAGAAACAATGTGATTTATGGGTATCAGCACAATAGAAATCCGTTTGTTGATCATCCTGAATTGGTGCAGTACATTTTTGGTGAAGCTAAGGTGCAAACTTGGAATGGTGGAATTGGTACAGAGCCAGCTAAAATTAAAATTACAGGAACATTGGCCGATTTCGGTATGGTTAAATTTGGTGAAGAGTCGGTCGTTCAGACCTTCACAGTTTCGGCAAATTCATTAAGCGAAAATGCAAGCATAACATCACCACAGCACTTTTTGATATCCAAAGACGGCAACAACTTTTCTTCTTCTTTGGCTTTGACCGTGGCAGATGGAATTATTGCAGAGACCACTATATCTGTGAAATTTGTTCCTGAATCGGCTGTTTCAGCAAAAGTGTCAGGAGATCTTCAAATTACAAGCGGCACAAATTCTAAATCGATAGCTGTATCGGCTGTAGAGGGAGATCCTGCATTGGTTCCTCTTGCATTTTTACAAGAGGATTTTGAAACGGATACGCACAGCAATTGGATCTTAAAATCGGAAATTGGAGACAGAAATTGGGCAATAACAGAATTTTCAAGTAATAAATACATGCAAATGTCGGCCTACAAAGCTACCGGTGAAGTGACTTCGTGGTTAATTTCTCCTGAATTGGATTTGGATGCTTACAACAATGAGAAACTGAATTTTAAAACCAAGAATGGTTATTTTAAAGGACTTGCATTAGAGGTGTTTATTTCTACCGATTATGATGGTGGCGATGTAAGTGCAGCCACATGGCAGAAATTGGCGGCAACAATTGATGAAAGAAATAATGCGGCTTACGGAGCCGACTTTGTTGAATCGGGCGATATCGATTTGTCTGCATACGAAGGAACTGCCCATATCGCTTTTAAATATACCGGCAACGGCAGTTCTGTTACTACAACCTATCAGGTAGACGATGTGGTGGTTGAAGGGAATAAAATTCCATTAACTGGAAGTTTTGGAAGCAATCTTATTGCTGATCTGGAATTTCCGTTTACTGAAGTTGGAGCTGTTAGTGAGCCGATGTTGTATGAATTAAATTTTGATAAAATAGAGGGAGATATCAGCATTCAGGTCAGCGATAATTATGAAATTTCTTTAGATGGGATTACTTATGAATCAAAGGTGAGTGTTGATAAATCAGAAGTTTCACCAGTACTTATTACGGTTCGCTTTGCACCCAAAACAGCTGTGATTAACGGCTCTTCAGGAACGATTACTCACAAAGCAAAAGCTGCCGAATCGCTTGAGGTTCCTGTAAGCTCTTTGGCATCAACCGAAATTGCTGACGCTTCAACTTTGGGTAGAGATAAAACCCTTGATATTGTATCGTGGAATGTAGAGTGGTTTGGCTCTCCTGCAATGTCGAAACATGCATCTTCGTTCGATGAGCAGTTGACTGCTGTTTCAGAGAAAATTATTGAATTGGATGCCGATATTTATGCCATTCAGGAATTGGTCTCCGATAATGTAAATGGTGATTTTCTGCAGGCTTTGGTCGATAAGTTGAATGTTTTGGCGGGAGAAGATTTGTATGCGGCCAGTATGGGTGCAAGATATTCTCACGACGATTCAGCTCCAAGTACAGACTATCCGGCTCAGCGCATTTGTTACATCTACAACCAAACAACTGTAAGTAATTTAGGCGATTTCTCGATGTTTTCTGATTTATACCCCGATACATCTACCGCTTCCATTGATGGGTACACAGGCGATGCTTCCAGTTTTTGGGCTTCGGGACGTTTGCCATATCTATTCGAAGCAGAGGTTTTCATCGACGGACAGAAAGAGAATATCAAGTTGGTGAACATTCACGCCAAGTGTTGTCAGGATAGTCACTCCCGAAAATTGGCTGATGCTAAATTTTTAATGAATGAGTTGAATGCGAACTATTCCAACGACAATTTGGTGATTCTGGGTGATTACAACGATTATTTAGAAGGAAGTATGACCAGCGGGGCTGCATCTCCTTATGCATCATGGTTCGAAACCAAAGATTATTTCGATCATGTAATAACTTCAAGTACCAATATCGACCACATTACGATTTCGAATGAATTGTACGATGAATATCAGGTTTTGACCAACAATACAAGTGAGGAGAATGTTAGCATTTCCGACCATCATCCTATATTGCTGCGATTAAAATTACGTTCAGACAAAATCAGTAAAAAATCGCAAAATATTACATTCGCTGATTTGGCTGACAAAACTTACGGTGATGCTGCTTTCGAATTAGTAGCAAGTGCATCATCAGGACTGGAAGTCAATTTCGAATTGGTTTCAGGCCCGGCAACCTTATCCGGAAAAGAACTGACACTTACGGGAGCTGGAACAGTTGTTGTAAAAGTAGTGCAGGCAGGTGATGAGAACTACGAAGCGGCAGAAGCAGTAAGCAGAACGTTTATCGTAAATAAGGCTTCTCAGGATATCGCTTTCGCGGAATTGACAGACAAAACCTACGGTGATGCTGCTTTTGAATTGCAGGCAAGTGCATCATCAGGATTGGAAGTAAGCTTCGAACTGGTATCAGGGCCGGCAACCTTATCCGGAAAAGAACTGACACTTACCGGAGCCGGAACAGTTGTTGTAAAAGCGGTGCAGGCAGGTAATGAGAACTACGAGGCAGCAGAATCGGTAAGCAGAACGTTTACCGTAAATAAGGCTTCTCAGGATATCGCTTTCGCGGAATTGACAGACAAAACCTACGGTGATCCAGCTTTCGAATTGGTAGCAAGTGCATCATCGGGATTGGAAGTCAGTTTTGAACTGATTTCAGGTCCGGCAACCTTATCTGGAAAAGAACTGACACTTATGGGAGCTGGAACAGTTGTTGTAAAAGCAGTGCAGGCAGGTAATGAGAACTACGAAGTGGCAGAATCGGTAAGCAGAACGTTTACAGTTGCTGGAAGTAAAGAAAATCAAACCATTACTTTTGTTGCTCTTGCAGATAAAACCTTTGGTGATCCTGCTTTCGAATTGGTAGCAAGTGCTTCATCGGGATTGGAAGTCAATTTCGAACTGGTATCAGGCCCGGCAACCCTATCCGGAAAAGAACTGATACTTACCGGAGCCGGAGCAGTTGTTGTAAAAGCGGTGCAGGCAGGTAATGAGAACTACGAAGCTGCAGAATCAGTAAGCAGAACGTTTACTGTTGAAAAAGCAAGTCAGACGATAACCTTCGAGCCTATTGAAGGCCTTGTAGTTGTTGGAGAGCCAATTCAATTGAGTGCCGTTTCTTCGGAAGGATTAACGGTTGCTTTCGAGCTGTTGCAAGGTAATGGTGAACTTAATGGATCTATACTTACACCAACTTTACCAGGCGAATTTAAAGTTCGGGCTCATCAGGATGGAAACGCTAATATTGAGTCCGCCGAAGAATTTCAGTTTTTTACTGTAAGTCAACCAACAGGATTGAAAGAGATTTTTGAGAAAATCGTTAAGATTTATCCGAATCCATCACGCGATTTTGTGAGTATCGATTTACCCGATGCCGATGTGATTAAAATCTTAATCTTGAATAGTCGTGGGCAGGTAGTGAAAACCATACAGCCTCATGAAAAATACAGAATTAATATTCAGGATCTGGTTACCGGAACTTATTTTATATCCATTCAAACGGATCAATTTATAGTAACGAAACGACTCATGGTTGTTCGCTGA